In Arctopsyche grandis isolate Sample6627 chromosome 13, ASM5162203v2, whole genome shotgun sequence, one DNA window encodes the following:
- the LOC143921763 gene encoding uncharacterized protein LOC143921763 — protein MGLPKLNTCCCVCTLKTGAIIVGIVDAVLGIIIMITSISVSVILNDPNTDTADLGDKQTLYNMFVAYSVFSTLYIIMSIMLIIGASKNSPNCLIPWLGYVFVYIIVYLVGVIINSISYFSIGNVGAACSFIISGIVGISLQFYFFLVVYSLYRLLKTPEIPPYPDFARGREMA, from the exons ATGGGACTTCCAAAGTTGAATACATGCTGTTGCGTTTGTACGCTGAAAACCGGTGCCATAATTGTTGGAATAGTGGATGCG GTATTGGGAATAATAATTATGATCACGTCAATCTCAGTCAGCGTTATATTGAATGATCCTAACACTGACACAGCTGATTTGGGAGACAAACAAACCCTATATAACATGTTTGTGGCTTATTCAGTCTTCAGCACTCTCTACATCATCATGTCCATAATGCTAATCATCGGAGCATCAAAA AATAGCCCAAACTGTTTGATTCCGTGGCTGGGTTACGTATTCGTTTACATTATAGTTTATCTTGTCGGTGTTATAATTAACTCtatatcatatttttcaattggAAATGTCGGTGCAGCTTGCAGCTTCATTATAAGTGGAATTGTGGGAATCA gtCTCCAATTTTACTTCTTCCTGGTGGTTTACAGTTTATACAGATTATTGAAGACTCCAGAGATACCTCCCTATCCCGATTTCGCCCGAGGTAGGGAAATGGCATAA